Proteins encoded in a region of the Vicia villosa cultivar HV-30 ecotype Madison, WI unplaced genomic scaffold, Vvil1.0 ctg.000587F_1_1, whole genome shotgun sequence genome:
- the LOC131629647 gene encoding uncharacterized protein LOC131629647: MTWYKSLPDESITSWKVLGKLFSRHFTASRRHPKSEASLEAIIQGKDESLRAYIERFNKEAAQVSTTAHLKKFLLEQGLRPRSDFAKAVGIETPATLDEFFLKAQAYIQYKEKETAHAVRNSRQEENTKGSR; this comes from the coding sequence TACCCGATGAATCCATCACATCATGGAAAGTGCTCGGAAAGCTTTTCTCCAGGCACTTCACGGCCTCCCGAAGACACCCGAAGTCGGAAGCCTCCCTAGAAGCCATCATCCAGGGGAAAGACGAATCCCTCCGAGCCTACATAGAaaggttcaacaaagaggccgCGCAGGTGTCCACAACCGCCCACTTGAAGAAGTTCTTGCTCGAACAGGGTCTCCGACCACGTTCAGATTTCGCCAAAGCCGTCGGGATCGAGACGCCCGCCACTCTGGACGAATTCTTCCTCAAGGCCCAAGCATACATAcaatacaaagaaaaagaaactgcTCACGCGGTCCGCAACTCCAGACAGGAAGAGAATACTAAAGGTTCCCGTTAA
- the LOC131629649 gene encoding uncharacterized protein LOC131629649 yields MPAQPNVDKSKFCHFHKGHGHNTEECIHLKDAIEILIREGHLKQYAKKQEAAKEAKPVVEEKPAEDTPAMQVAMSITRPGDFYLSDWARVSSTPSPHSPWEFFPSAMVISGGGFSKLTVGSVKRKFDELISANSSKAATLDLAKGSSSPILFYMEELSGGAPNPTIPLLIRARMANFDVRRILVDQGSSVDIMYS; encoded by the coding sequence ATGCCCGCACAGCCAAACGTCGACAAATCAAAGTTCTGCCATTTCCACAAAGGCCACGGGCATAACACCGAAGAATGCATCCACCTGAAAGACGCGATAGAAATATTAATCCGAGAAGGACACCTGAAGCAGTACGCGAAGAAGCAAGAGGCCGCCAAGGAAGCCAAACCAGTCGTCGAGGAAAAACCAGCAGAAGATACGCCcgccatgcaagtggccatgagTATCACCAGACCGGGAGACTTTTACCTCTCCGACTGGGCTAGGGTGTCTTCCACCCCCTCTCCTCACAGCCCATGGGAATTCTTCCCTTCCGCCATGGTCATCTCCGGAGGAGGATTCAGCAAACTCACTGTCGGATCCGTAAAACGCAAGTTCGACGAGCTAATTTCAGCGAATTCGAGCAAAGCTGCTACTCTCGACCTCGCCAAGGGCAGCTCATCCCCCATATTATTCTACATGGAAGAACTATCGGGCGGAGCACCCAACCCGACCATTCCCCTCCTTATCCGGGCTCGAATGGCCAACTTTGACGTGCGCCGCATATTGGTCGATCAAGGGAGCTCGGTGGATATCATGTACTCCTAG